GCGGTGAACGAGCGAGGGCCAAATACTCTTGAGGCGATAGATCAGCGCCGAATCAAAATTACAATTGATGAGAAATTTGCCGCGTTCAATGCCGTTGACGAATTTTTGGGCTACGGCTTCGGCTGTCATCAGTTTTGCACCGGCAGACAGGGCCTGCGTTTCAACCGGTTTAGTCTGGTTTTCGATCGCATAGCCGGGTGTCTCGGTGTCTGGCGGGCAGAGTACGCTGACTTGTATTTCGCGCGCCGCCAGTTCTTGCCGCAGAGTTTCAGCAAAGCCGATGAGTGCAAACTTGGCCCCGGCGTAAGAGCTGTAGCCAAAAACTCCCATGTAACCGACGACCGATGACGTGAAAGTGATTAATCCCCCCTTGGGTACGAGGTCGTGCAGCGCGCGGGTCACGTGTACAGCGCCGAGGTAATCGACGCGCATCGCCTTTTCGAATTCGTCGGCCGGCAGCTCGTGAAAGTAGCCGGGCCGCGCATAGCCGGCATTATTCACGATGCCATTGATCGTGCGGTGTGCCTTGCGTATTGCGTCGGTGGTCTTTTTGATAGCCTTTGGGTCTGACAGGTCGACCGAATATGTTTCGACGCTGAGCTTCGGGTTTAGTTTCGTGAGTTCGGCTGAAACCGCCTTAAGCGCCTTCGCATCGCGCGCGAGCAGAACGAGAGCCGAGGCTTTCGGCGCCAGTGCATGCGCGAACGCCCTGCCGATGCCTTTTGAAGCGCCGGTAATGGCGTAGACACCGCCGAGTCTATGCTTCATCAACTCAGATTCCTGCCCGGTCGAGCATTGAGCGCGTGAGTTCGCCGCCGCTGCGGTTCACCTGGCGGCCGAGTTCGAAAAGTTGTGCGACACCTGATTCATAGAGGGGCCTGACGCTGCCGACAATTTCTGCAACCGGGGCGAAATTGCCCAGCTGGTCGAAGAGCTGAGCTGCAGCCATGCGGTGCGCCTGTTCGGCCGAATCGATTGCGGCGGCGACATTGCCTTCGAGCTGCGCCTGCGTTTCACGAAAATTCATAGCGCCGCATGCACAAATGCCATTGCAGCGCCAACACGTTTTGGGTGGAGCCACCACGGCCTCATATTTTGGCTTTCTGATTGACAGTGCGCGCCTGAAGGCGAGCGGGCAGGGTGCGGCCTCTCTTGCTCGCCACTTGCACTCTTCTGCTCTTCGCCGGTTGCGTGGGCAGCGATGCGCTCTATGACCCGCCGGGTGGCAGGGGATTTTGGGCCCGCAAGAGCGACCTCAGTTCAAGCGAATCGACATTCTACCGGGTGACCTCGATGTTTGCCGCCTCTTCGGCGCATGCCGATGTCTATGTCGAAGCAAAAAGTGGCGGTGCCTCTGTGGCGGCCGCATCGGTCGACAATCTTCTTGCTGCATTCGAGAACAATATCGTTCCCATCGAGCATGTCTGGTACACGACCCCCACAGACGTTGACCAGTCGGGCAAGGTGATTCTGCTACTGCTCGATATTCAAGATGGTTACCAGCCGGGTGGCGGCTATATCGCCGGCTATTTTGACCCGATTAACCATTTCACCGAGGCCTCGGTCAATGCGCTCGACAGCAAATACCACAGTAACTTTGCCGAGATGCTCTATCTCGATACGTACCCGGCTGATATCACACGCACTTCGTTCTTCGCGACGTTGGCGCACGAATATCAGCACCTGCTGCAGTTCGGCAAATATTACCGCTCAGAGCAAGACGACATTGAACCTACCTGGCTCGACGAAGGCCTGGCAGAAATCAGTTCAGACCTGACCGGGTTCGGCCCGCAAATCGGCCGCGCCAATTCATTTCGCACGGCGCTCTTAAACAAAACCTCGCTCATTCGCGAACCCGACCGCTTTTTGCTCGATAACTACGCCACGTCATATATTTACTTTAAGTACCTTGCGGATGTCTATGGTCTCGGGGGCATTTCAGCCATCTTCAGAAATAACGCGCTGGGTGTCACGAGTGTCAATAGCGCGTTGCAGAGCCTCGACCCGAATCTTACAACGGCCTGTGGTAATACCTTGAGCCATACCTACCAATATTTCAACTGCAGCTACCGCTTCATGTGGGGGGCGTTGATTCGCAATATGGTCGGTGACGCAGCGACGGGTGCGACGGTTCGGTACAACACTGACGCATCGTCGTTCACACTCGCAGCCGGCGCCTCGTATACATACAAATTCGACGGCAGCAATACGGCCTTCAAAGATGAACTCACCAGCACCCTTGCAAGCGGCTCTTATGGGCCGGCATCCAACGCGAACACTGGGGCGCTGCAAAGTTACGCACCCGTGCTGTACAAGGTGCAGGCGGGCTTGCCCGCACCGAATTTTCAGACGTGCAGTTCGTGCGGCTTAACGCTGATCAGTGGCACGGATTACTTTGTCGTCTTCAACCACGACCCCAATACAGCAGCTACCCGATCGGCGACGGTGGTTGATTCGGTTCAGCAGAGTATCACCTCTGAGCCATTGTCGAGCGAAGCTCTTCTCGCCGCGGGGCAGACTGACACACCCCTCGAGCAGCGCGCGCTGCACTGGCACTTTCGT
The sequence above is a segment of the Turneriella parva DSM 21527 genome. Coding sequences within it:
- a CDS encoding SDR family oxidoreductase; this translates as MKHRLGGVYAITGASKGIGRAFAHALAPKASALVLLARDAKALKAVSAELTKLNPKLSVETYSVDLSDPKAIKKTTDAIRKAHRTINGIVNNAGYARPGYFHELPADEFEKAMRVDYLGAVHVTRALHDLVPKGGLITFTSSVVGYMGVFGYSSYAGAKFALIGFAETLRQELAAREIQVSVLCPPDTETPGYAIENQTKPVETQALSAGAKLMTAEAVAQKFVNGIERGKFLINCNFDSALIYRLKSIWPSLVHRIMLGMIKKAQKKKLS
- a CDS encoding peptidase M30 gives rise to the protein MRPLLLATCTLLLFAGCVGSDALYDPPGGRGFWARKSDLSSSESTFYRVTSMFAASSAHADVYVEAKSGGASVAAASVDNLLAAFENNIVPIEHVWYTTPTDVDQSGKVILLLLDIQDGYQPGGGYIAGYFDPINHFTEASVNALDSKYHSNFAEMLYLDTYPADITRTSFFATLAHEYQHLLQFGKYYRSEQDDIEPTWLDEGLAEISSDLTGFGPQIGRANSFRTALLNKTSLIREPDRFLLDNYATSYIYFKYLADVYGLGGISAIFRNNALGVTSVNSALQSLDPNLTTACGNTLSHTYQYFNCSYRFMWGALIRNMVGDAATGATVRYNTDASSFTLAAGASYTYKFDGSNTAFKDELTSTLASGSYGPASNANTGALQSYAPVLYKVQAGLPAPNFQTCSSCGLTLISGTDYFVVFNHDPNTAATRSATVVDSVQQSITSEPLSSEALLAAGQTDTPLEQRALHWHFRLNPRLRDFLE